In Musa acuminata AAA Group cultivar baxijiao chromosome BXJ2-3, Cavendish_Baxijiao_AAA, whole genome shotgun sequence, the following proteins share a genomic window:
- the LOC103977775 gene encoding uncharacterized protein LOC103977775 isoform X3, whose protein sequence is MEGEIGVDALLDYAIFQMSSTQNSYEALICNDGKIKKLACGPLDQLTLHLPQVKGFQSNSSGNSFKLDLSKSFKGSSWFTKFTLARFLHIVNYPDAIRSANAILNEMSQLEDTRRFHLTHYSKDHPGHSGGITSGGHLKNVGSTQNIKVETGSSDVTKNELLRAMELRLTVLKEELAASFNRAAGATLSVKQISDLAAFSQHFEVRDLRDPLSKYLSLIQEDQVVELSVEKMISDDTRKDSEVVAEEIHPSSPESGKAKPLHVGISPAKIAQAERQSSIEGDSSESSDEDQTITERSRPIMRSVTPRRSASPMRRIQIGRSGSRRSTALTIKSLSYYPARERITLNRDVDDNNSGDEEAHQPVKKPENTVRRMSVQEAISLFESKQKDQNLDVQKRRASGEVSLSTNKVVLRRWSSGMSDSLTCSQENASEDVSPNNHADLVPEAGDNIATDVMVESNISPGNLNATASETAQITESSETEIMISPSKDSPAELVTSQAEEVDDKATMSAEWSRQKEEELNQMLMKMMESRTGKYRGTKSGSSGSLSTSNEQRGGFYSQYKEKRDEKLRAGNVKKHSSMEAQLKVLQETLKPSKAEAASKSGVAIKKLDSPSNSQRPRRNSSPPVLHKNEVSKTAAPRKASPKSSPVPTTRGSWSSGPLQKASGNQPAKSSPRVSSANNTLSRRKFQSTSPTSPSPKTERPLRQPKGKPEAKTDAKPTIKSQGEKKPKTTTNTNKSVKTKAQSASGDDSGSATAKPSFYNKVTKKSSVVPLEAKPFLKKGTGIGSGVGPVINKTRVTQSDNSSKKSDSTSQAEEKEPAPETIETTAKVLEVDLAQQANDVDANLVTSLDNDLNLEKTENMDQSLAEVDDGLKNSVELPVAEIQPDEDISISSAAWVEVEHQEVSAAYETGLSKVSVPTALEPPLLSSPRVRHSLSQMLQADNNEPDIIEWGNAENPPALIYHKDAPKGLKRLLKFARKSKGEANVTGWASPSVFSEGEDDTEDSKAANKNLDQSRKTALQARKSMLGEGLHDGSSSKRTMEYHGVHNALAGSENFQKGQVSSTTTSTKARSFFSLSTFRSSKSNETKPR, encoded by the exons ATGGAGGGGGAGATAGGTGTAGATGCATTGCTTGATTATGCAATCTTCCAGATGTCATCAACTCAAAACAG TTACGAGGCTCTCATTTGTAATGATGGCAAAATCAAAAAATTAGCTTGTGGTCCTCTGGATCAGCTCACATTGCATTTACCACAAGTGAAGGGATTTCAGTCAAACTCATCTGGCAATAGCTTTAAATTGGATTTGAGTAAAAGCTTCAAAGGTTCATCTTGGTTCACCAAGTTCACTTTAGCTAG GTTTTTGCATATTGTTAACTACCCTGATGCAATAAGATCTGCCAATGCAATTTTAAATGAGATGTCCCAGTTGGAGGATACCAGAAGATTCCATCTCACGCACTATTCTAAG GATCACCCAGGCCATTCTGGAGGCATTACGTCAG GTGGCCACTTGAAAAATGTTGGATCAACACAAAAT ATAAAAGTTGAGACAGGGTCATCAGATGTGACAAA GAATGAATTGTTGCGAGCAATGGAATTAAGACTTACTGTCCTAAAAGAAGAGTTAGCGGCTTCTTTCAACCGAGCTGCAGGCGCTACTTTATCGGTCAAACAGATATCTGATCTAGCAGCATTTTCACAGCATTTTGAAGTGAGAGATTTGAG GGACCCTTTATCAAAGTACTTATCATTGATCCAAGAAGATCAAGTGGTTGAATTGTCGGTTGAAAAAATGATCTCGGATGATACAAGGAAAGACTCTGAGGTTGTTGCAGAAGAGATACATCCCTCAAGTCCAGAGTCTGGTAAAGCAAAACCTCTTCACGTGGGCATCTCCCCAGCCAAAATTGCACAAGCTGAGCGGCAGAGCTCGATAGAAGGTGATTCTTCTGAGTCTAGTGATGAAGATCAGACAATTACTGAAAGAAGCCGACCTATTATGAGATCTGTGACCCCTAGAAGGTCTGCTTCTCCCATGCGACGAATACAAATAGGAAGGTCTGGGTCTCGCAGGTCTACCGCACTGACCATTAAGAGTCTCAGTTACTATCCTGCCAGGGAAAGGATTACATTAAACAGGGATGTTGATGATAATAACAGCGGAGATGAAGAGGCACATCAGCCAGTGAAGAAGCCTGAGAATACAGTGAGAAGGATGAGCGTCCAAGAGGCAATTAGTCTCTTTGAAAGCAAACAGAAAGATCAAAATTTGGATGTTCAGAAGAGGAGGGCTTCAGGAGAAGTCTCTCTGAGTACCAACAAAGTTGTGTTAAGGAGATGGAGTTCTGGTATGAGTGATTCTCTGACTTGTTCTCAGGAAAATGCTTCTGAGGATGTGTCTCCGAATAACCATGCCGATTTGGTTCCTGAGGCAGGAGACAATATAGCGACTGATGTGATGGTTGAGTCTAATATTTCTCCAGGCAATTTAAATGCAACTGCATCTGAAACTGCTCAGATCACTGAATCATCAGAGACGGAGATAATGATATCCCCTTCAAAGGATAGTCCTGCTGAGTTAGTAACATCCCAAGCTGAAGAAGTGGATGATAAAGCGACTATGTCAGCTGAGTGGAGTAGGCAGAAAGAAGAGGAACTTAATCAAATGTTGATGAAGATGATGGAGAGCAGGACTGGCAAATACCGAGGCACTAAATCTGGTTCTAGTGGATCTCTGTCTACCTCAAATGAGCAGAGAGGTGGTTTTTATAGTCAGTATAAGGAGAAAAGGGATGAGAAACTTCGAGCAGGAAATGTCAAGAAACATTCGTCGATGGAAGCACAACTTAAGGTGTTGCAGGAAACCCTGAAACCAAGCAAAGCAGAAGCTGCCTCAAAATCTGGAGTTGCTATCAAAAAGCTTGACTCACCCAGCAATTCTCAGCGTCCCCGAAGAAATTCGTCTCCACCGGTGTTACACAAGAATGAAGTTTCAAAAACAGCAGCACCCAGAAAAGCTTCACCGAAATCATCACCAGTGCCAACTACACGTGGTTCATGGTCATCAGGACCATTGCAAAAGGCAAGTGGAAACCAACCAGCTAAAAGTTCTCCCAGAGTGTCTTCTGCTAATAACACATTGAGCCGCCGGAAGTTCCAGTCTACTTCTCCAACTTCACCTAGCCCCAAAACCGAAAGGCCATTGCGTCAACCTAAAGGTAAGCCAGAAGCCAAAACTGATGCTAAGCCAACTATAAAAAGCCAAGGAGAAAAGAAGCCGAAAACGACAACAAATACCAACAAATCTGTGAAAACCAAAGCTCAATCAGCTTCTGGAGATGATTCAGGTTCAGCAACGGCAAAGCCAAGTTTTTACAATAAAGTTACAAAGAAGAGTAGTGTTGTTCCTTTGGAGGCCAAACCCTTTTTGAAAAAAGGTACTGGGATTGGGTCTGGTGTTGGTCCTGTGATAAACAAGACTAGAGTTACTCAGTCTGACAATTCATCAAAGAAAAGTGACAGTACTAGTCAAGCTGAAGAAAAGGAGCCTGCTCCTGAGACAATTGAAACTACTGCTAAGGTATTGGAGGTTGATCTTGCTCAACAAGCAAATGATGTTGATGCAAATTTAGTTACTTCACTAGATAATGATTTAAATCTTGAAAAAACAGAAAATATGGATCAAAGTTTAGCGGAAGTTGATGATGGGCTCAAGAACTCTGTAGAACTTCCTGTTGCTGAGATTCAACCTGATGAGGATATAAGCATATCCTCAGCTGCATGGGTGGAAGTAGAACATCAGGAAGTTTCCGCTGCATATGAAACTGGCCTGTCCAAAGTCTCTGTCCCCACCGCACTTGAACCACCGCTCCTATCAAGTCCACGTGTCCGACATTCATTATCCCAAATGCTTCAAGCAGACaacaatgaaccagatatcatcgAGTGGGGAAATGCCGAAAACCCTCCTGCACTGATCTATCACAAAGATGCTCCCAAGGGATTGAAGAGGCTTTTAAAGTTTGCTCGTAAGAGCAAGGGAGAGGCAAATGTGACTGGCTGGGCTAGCCCATCAGTCTTCTCAGAAGGAGAGGATGACACAGAAGATTCCAAAGCTGCTAATAAGAACTTAGATCAATCGAGAAAAACTGCCCTTCAAGCCAGGAAATCCATGCTTGGTGAAGGTTTGCATGATGGAAGTTCGAGCAAGAGGACAATGGAGTACCATGGAGTTCACAATGCCTTGGCAG GTTCTGAAAATTTTCAAAAAGGTCAAGTTTCATCAACAACCACCTCAACTAAAG CTAGGTCATTCTTCTCTCTCTCAACATTTAGGAGCAGCAAATCGAATGAGACGAAACCTCGATAG